A portion of the Rubritalea squalenifaciens DSM 18772 genome contains these proteins:
- a CDS encoding DUF2845 domain-containing protein: MKMLIQTLLMSTALVMASPAESLLNSDPDVVYMEEVGGKAIELLVIKPATIFASKKGGRRLGAYPVDTKVTLLAMTDKGYKVQGMAKHGKVSGWVSPKNLASKDPEFVENLKKFYERELAVRELISKNEVAIGMSSEEVFRSLGEPTRKESKITKDGQTGKWSYIDTEEVKHYTYVTDPRTGNTFRQLSHITTEEKGKVEVDFEKGVVTAISKMEDKGPGKVRVIVPPVIFGF, from the coding sequence ATGAAAATGTTGATCCAAACCCTCCTGATGTCCACGGCGCTCGTGATGGCGTCCCCAGCGGAATCCTTGCTGAATAGTGACCCTGATGTGGTCTATATGGAGGAGGTAGGAGGTAAGGCCATTGAGCTTCTGGTGATCAAACCAGCTACCATCTTTGCCAGTAAGAAAGGTGGAAGGAGGCTCGGGGCTTATCCCGTAGACACGAAGGTGACTCTGCTGGCAATGACTGACAAAGGCTACAAGGTGCAGGGAATGGCCAAGCATGGAAAGGTATCCGGCTGGGTGTCTCCGAAAAATCTGGCCTCGAAAGATCCAGAGTTTGTGGAAAATCTAAAAAAATTCTATGAGCGAGAACTCGCGGTGCGCGAGCTCATCAGCAAGAACGAGGTAGCGATCGGGATGAGCTCTGAGGAGGTGTTCCGCTCTCTTGGAGAGCCGACCCGCAAGGAAAGTAAGATCACTAAGGATGGACAGACAGGCAAGTGGTCCTACATCGATACCGAAGAGGTGAAGCATTACACATACGTTACGGATCCGCGAACTGGGAATACCTTCCGTCAGCTCAGTCATATCACCACTGAGGAAAAAGGAAAGGTGGAGGTGGATTTTGAGAAGGGAGTTGTGACGGCGATTTCCAAGATGGAAGACAAGGGGCCGGGTAAAGTGAGAGTTATTGTCCCGCCTGTAATTTTTGGATTTTAA
- a CDS encoding DUF4159 domain-containing protein translates to MKIPAIIASLVMSLGIATAKEGAVQCGNLIYAGTKTSKCFSDEFLTTVQQKTSVSTERRFKPVKLSSEELFKFPFVIMTGEGDFTLTSKERENMKKYLENGGFLLASPGCSNKAWATAFEREIKRIFDKDALKDIPMDHALFKTIFTIKSMKLSHGGTATLHGITHNDKLVVVYSSDGLNDTSNTEGCCC, encoded by the coding sequence ATGAAAATACCCGCAATCATAGCAAGCTTGGTCATGTCCCTAGGCATCGCCACAGCCAAAGAAGGTGCCGTACAATGCGGCAACCTGATCTACGCAGGCACCAAAACATCCAAGTGCTTCAGTGACGAATTCCTGACAACTGTTCAGCAGAAGACATCCGTATCCACTGAGCGCAGATTCAAGCCTGTGAAGCTCTCCTCCGAAGAACTCTTCAAGTTCCCCTTCGTCATCATGACGGGTGAGGGTGATTTCACCCTTACCAGCAAGGAGAGGGAAAACATGAAGAAATACTTGGAGAATGGTGGCTTCCTGCTCGCCTCCCCGGGCTGCTCTAACAAAGCATGGGCCACAGCCTTTGAGCGTGAAATCAAGCGCATCTTCGACAAAGACGCTCTCAAAGACATTCCGATGGATCACGCCCTATTCAAAACCATCTTTACGATCAAGTCGATGAAGCTCAGCCATGGTGGCACTGCCACCTTACACGGCATTACCCACAACGACAAACTCGTGGTCGTATACTCATCGGATGGCCTCAATGACACCTCTAACACAGAGGGGTGCTGTTGTTGA
- the hemL gene encoding glutamate-1-semialdehyde 2,1-aminomutase, translating into MTGPLSQKMFAKAKTLIPGGVNSPVRAFKNVDGDPFFVRSASGCRIKDIDDKTYIDYVGTWGPAILGHAPIEITQTIHEVAKQGVSFGCPCPWEVTMAQTIVDWVPSVEKVRMVNSGTEATMSAIRLARGFTKRDKVIKFEGCYHGHVDHLLVAAGSGALTHGEPDSAGVPKDFSNQTIVLKYNDTEALQETFDSIGDQIAAVILEPFPANAGLIFPREGYLQFLRDITTKHGTVLIFDEVMTGFRLAKGGVQELVGITPDLTCMGKVIGGGLPVGAFGGRSDIMDHLAPVGAVYQAGTLSGNPLAMAAGLAQLKALDEAKGYDQLERLGAQFEAGLRNLLAEKGLGYTLHRVGSMFCLFFTEKEIWNLDDVSGADMEAFKKFFWALIDQGVYIAPSPYEAGFISLAHSTGDIDDTLDAMSTAFKAI; encoded by the coding sequence ATGACTGGACCACTATCACAGAAAATGTTCGCCAAGGCCAAAACGCTCATTCCTGGGGGAGTAAACTCCCCGGTACGAGCCTTCAAAAATGTGGACGGAGACCCATTCTTTGTCCGCTCCGCATCAGGCTGCCGTATCAAGGACATCGACGACAAAACCTACATCGATTACGTAGGCACCTGGGGACCAGCGATTCTTGGCCATGCTCCTATCGAAATCACCCAGACGATCCACGAGGTCGCAAAGCAAGGAGTCTCTTTTGGCTGCCCCTGCCCCTGGGAGGTCACCATGGCCCAGACCATCGTAGACTGGGTACCCTCTGTGGAAAAAGTCCGCATGGTCAACTCCGGCACTGAGGCCACCATGTCTGCTATCCGCCTGGCACGTGGCTTTACCAAGCGTGACAAGGTCATTAAGTTCGAGGGCTGCTACCACGGCCACGTAGACCACCTTCTGGTCGCGGCTGGATCAGGCGCACTCACCCACGGCGAACCAGACTCCGCCGGCGTCCCTAAAGATTTCTCCAACCAAACCATCGTTCTCAAATACAACGACACAGAGGCCCTTCAGGAGACTTTCGACAGCATTGGCGACCAGATCGCCGCCGTCATCCTTGAGCCATTCCCAGCGAACGCCGGCCTCATCTTCCCACGCGAAGGCTACCTCCAGTTCCTCAGAGACATCACCACAAAGCACGGCACCGTACTCATCTTTGATGAAGTCATGACCGGCTTCCGTCTAGCCAAGGGCGGGGTTCAGGAACTCGTAGGCATCACACCAGACCTTACCTGCATGGGCAAAGTCATTGGCGGAGGCCTCCCTGTCGGTGCCTTTGGCGGTCGTTCAGACATCATGGATCACCTCGCACCAGTCGGTGCCGTCTATCAGGCAGGTACCCTCAGCGGGAACCCTCTGGCCATGGCCGCAGGCCTGGCACAGCTCAAGGCCCTGGACGAAGCCAAGGGATACGACCAGCTCGAAAGACTCGGTGCACAGTTTGAAGCTGGTCTGCGAAACCTGCTCGCAGAAAAAGGTCTGGGCTACACCCTCCACCGCGTCGGCTCCATGTTCTGCCTCTTCTTCACCGAGAAAGAAATCTGGAATCTGGATGATGTATCCGGCGCAGATATGGAAGCCTTCAAGAAGTTCTTCTGGGCGCTCATCGACCAAGGAGTCTACATCGCACCATCCCCATACGAAGCCGGCTTTATCTCGCTCGCCCACTCTACTGGCGATATTGATGATACTCTGGATGCCATGAGCACCGCGTTCAAAGCCATCTAA
- a CDS encoding vWA domain-containing protein, with the protein MSIITTFPALAWLMALIAIPVLVHFFARSKPPAFKFSDITFLQRILKKTARIRKPQDWLTLVLRTLAVAALLFAFLHPLLISKDPNSTPGADKNIVFVIDQSASMDAHEGSDTRFSKACVEVAQMIRELKPDNANIVWLKAKPSTAFPAPSPNIAYLNNLLQQNEARHETGSISGALRMAVEQLQQIEGNREIILISDFQSSAWKDAELPVPDSIKFTKIKVGESPIENLAITSLIADPPSPVSGQNTLITARINNFSDKAKHSTIYLNAGGSRQSKEIEIPAWSQTETAFTSSFRAHGNVQVTASLSEDTFPADDERHLIIPVRETLRLVSSTKSPSDASRILERCASALPWLSHDTTNKLPSPRSCDILFLHDWDGTQLEAIEKLSSEGMTIIAEPGLKCPPAVSSTFLSLPQPSSNIDYKKNEQGWSAQIASESSPVFALFRSGEFGNPVKGSFRSRMELPQSWLNASGITTLISYTDQTPAILKKNGDAAQRLLWNLPISPDSSDWSQQDPFLPFVAELLLQIQPTTTANHFESIPGSPLSWVLPENITADSVSLLPPAGEAWAVELKNTDKGTLLISKQDMEPGIFEWKTGSTTTHTSFANFPQTESDLRQIDPADLSQGEAAETSSLLREDALNQGLPLWPWLAAAALLFLLGESIAATPPKPKTSAS; encoded by the coding sequence TTGTCGATCATCACTACATTCCCTGCACTCGCTTGGCTGATGGCTCTCATTGCCATCCCCGTTCTTGTGCACTTCTTTGCAAGGAGCAAGCCACCTGCGTTCAAGTTCTCAGACATTACCTTCCTGCAGCGCATCCTCAAAAAAACAGCGAGGATCCGTAAACCTCAGGATTGGCTGACACTGGTTCTCAGAACGCTTGCGGTTGCAGCGCTTCTCTTCGCCTTCCTCCACCCGCTACTGATCTCAAAAGATCCCAATAGCACACCGGGCGCAGACAAAAACATCGTATTCGTGATCGATCAGTCCGCGTCCATGGATGCCCATGAAGGTTCAGACACCCGCTTTTCCAAAGCCTGCGTAGAGGTCGCTCAGATGATCCGCGAACTCAAACCAGACAACGCCAATATTGTCTGGCTCAAAGCCAAGCCTAGCACAGCCTTCCCGGCTCCCAGTCCAAACATCGCCTACCTGAACAACCTCCTCCAGCAGAACGAAGCCCGCCACGAGACTGGTTCTATCTCAGGCGCTCTTAGAATGGCAGTCGAGCAGCTCCAGCAAATAGAAGGCAATCGTGAGATTATCCTCATCTCTGACTTCCAGTCCTCTGCCTGGAAAGACGCCGAGCTCCCTGTCCCCGACTCTATCAAATTTACCAAGATCAAGGTCGGTGAATCGCCGATAGAGAATCTCGCCATCACTTCACTCATTGCAGACCCACCATCTCCTGTGAGCGGTCAGAACACCCTGATCACCGCGCGTATCAACAATTTCTCCGACAAAGCAAAGCACTCCACCATCTATCTCAATGCCGGTGGCAGTCGTCAGTCCAAGGAAATTGAAATCCCAGCTTGGAGCCAGACTGAAACAGCCTTCACCTCATCCTTCCGTGCACATGGCAATGTCCAAGTCACCGCATCTCTCAGCGAAGACACATTCCCGGCCGATGACGAACGCCACCTCATTATCCCCGTGCGTGAGACGCTACGCCTGGTTTCCTCCACAAAATCACCCAGTGATGCCTCACGTATCCTTGAACGTTGTGCCAGCGCTCTCCCTTGGCTTTCCCATGACACGACCAACAAACTCCCTTCTCCCAGATCCTGTGACATTCTCTTCCTCCACGACTGGGACGGCACCCAATTAGAAGCAATCGAAAAACTCTCCTCTGAGGGGATGACCATCATTGCTGAGCCCGGCCTCAAATGCCCACCCGCAGTTTCCTCAACCTTCCTGTCACTCCCTCAACCTAGCTCTAACATTGACTACAAAAAGAACGAACAAGGCTGGTCCGCCCAGATCGCCAGCGAGTCTTCGCCAGTCTTTGCCCTCTTCCGCTCCGGCGAGTTTGGCAATCCGGTCAAAGGTTCCTTCCGCTCTCGTATGGAGTTACCCCAGTCATGGCTGAACGCCTCAGGGATTACCACCTTGATCAGCTATACAGACCAGACACCAGCTATACTGAAAAAGAATGGAGACGCTGCCCAACGCCTGCTCTGGAACCTGCCAATATCCCCAGATTCCTCAGATTGGTCTCAGCAAGATCCATTCCTGCCCTTTGTCGCCGAGCTACTGTTACAAATCCAGCCGACCACCACTGCGAACCATTTCGAGTCCATCCCCGGCTCACCGCTGTCATGGGTACTGCCTGAGAACATTACCGCAGACTCCGTATCCCTACTTCCCCCGGCCGGAGAAGCCTGGGCAGTGGAGCTAAAAAATACGGACAAAGGCACCCTCCTGATTTCAAAACAGGACATGGAACCTGGCATCTTCGAGTGGAAGACTGGCTCCACCACTACCCACACTAGTTTCGCAAACTTCCCGCAAACCGAATCCGACCTTCGCCAGATAGACCCAGCTGACCTCTCTCAAGGAGAAGCCGCTGAGACAAGCAGCCTCCTGCGTGAAGATGCCCTTAATCAGGGTCTTCCTCTCTGGCCATGGCTCGCCGCCGCTGCATTGCTATTCCTTCTCGGTGAATCCATCGCCGCCACACCTCCTAAACCGAAAACTTCTGCTTCCTAA
- a CDS encoding PEP-CTERM sorting domain-containing protein: protein MKNRTHTKKICTALAACALSTSASSLAATIITTDADTFVQGTTNTTNHGSAESLLVKRSSAGAGSQFTRTTWIHFDTTTLTGVATAADASFTITVDGGGTNVTSGTISLWGIVDGQAGDALGTDWTESGINGANAPQKPDFTDGAITQLLGTITLDATNTADGASHIFTSPELLGFLQANSNDEVTFMLTRSQNDGNFTYYSKENTSSMDAATLSITPAAIPEPTSSALIGLAGIGFLLRRRR from the coding sequence ATGAAAAATAGGACTCACACCAAGAAAATCTGCACTGCGCTAGCTGCCTGTGCTCTTAGTACTTCTGCTTCGTCATTAGCTGCCACCATTATCACTACCGATGCGGACACCTTTGTTCAAGGCACCACAAACACCACAAATCACGGTTCGGCTGAAAGCCTACTTGTAAAACGCAGCTCTGCCGGTGCAGGCTCCCAATTTACACGAACAACTTGGATTCACTTCGACACCACTACCCTAACTGGTGTTGCCACAGCTGCAGATGCCAGCTTCACCATCACAGTTGACGGAGGCGGCACTAATGTTACTTCAGGAACCATCTCTCTGTGGGGTATCGTTGATGGCCAAGCAGGTGATGCTTTGGGGACTGATTGGACTGAGTCAGGTATAAACGGAGCTAATGCCCCGCAGAAACCAGACTTTACAGACGGCGCCATAACACAATTATTGGGTACTATCACTCTGGACGCTACTAATACTGCTGACGGTGCTAGCCACATTTTCACCTCTCCTGAACTGTTAGGCTTCCTCCAAGCCAACAGCAATGACGAGGTCACCTTCATGCTCACGCGCAGTCAAAATGATGGCAACTTCACATACTATTCAAAGGAAAACACCTCAAGTATGGATGCCGCTACACTATCAATCACCCCTGCTGCGATCCCTGAGCCCACCTCCAGCGCGCTCATTGGCCTCGCTGGAATCGGCTTCCTGCTCCGCCGCCGCAGATAA
- a CDS encoding AAA family ATPase, whose product MTIAAPEKQWESVQESVSKIRQETAKVIVGQDEIVEQMLVSLLCKGHCLLVGAPGLAKTLLAATLGQILGLKFQRIQFTPDLMPTDIVGSEILQVSESGARNFEFSPGPIFSNLILADEINRTPPKTQAALLEAMQEKQVTVAGKTRKLAEPFIVFATQNPIEHEGTYPLPEAQLDRFFYNIFIDYPSIEQEAEIIARTTGHSTPQANTILDAKGVMELQEAVLDVPLPENVVQAILKLVHTSRPDSEHATEFVKNYIAYGAGPRASQCLARAVRGLALLRGKSSATVDEVRDAALPILRHRVIPNYNATGEGITENQIIQELVKSI is encoded by the coding sequence ATGACTATAGCTGCACCAGAGAAACAATGGGAGTCCGTACAGGAATCCGTCAGCAAAATCCGCCAAGAAACCGCCAAGGTCATTGTCGGCCAGGACGAAATCGTTGAGCAAATGCTCGTCTCCCTCCTCTGCAAGGGTCACTGCCTACTCGTCGGCGCACCCGGTTTGGCCAAAACACTACTCGCCGCCACTCTCGGCCAGATTCTCGGCCTCAAGTTCCAGCGCATCCAGTTCACACCGGACCTCATGCCTACGGACATCGTCGGCTCAGAGATCCTTCAGGTCAGTGAATCCGGCGCTCGTAATTTTGAGTTCTCCCCCGGCCCTATCTTCTCCAACCTCATTCTGGCAGACGAAATCAACCGTACCCCGCCAAAAACTCAGGCAGCCTTGCTCGAAGCCATGCAGGAAAAGCAAGTCACTGTCGCCGGCAAGACTCGCAAGCTAGCTGAACCATTCATCGTCTTCGCCACCCAGAACCCGATCGAACATGAGGGTACCTACCCGCTCCCGGAAGCACAGCTCGACCGTTTCTTCTACAACATCTTTATCGACTACCCGAGTATCGAGCAGGAAGCCGAGATCATCGCCCGCACTACCGGCCACTCTACACCACAGGCCAATACTATCCTCGACGCTAAAGGCGTGATGGAACTTCAGGAAGCCGTTCTCGACGTACCTCTTCCAGAAAATGTGGTGCAAGCCATCCTCAAGCTCGTCCACACATCCAGGCCGGATTCCGAACACGCTACCGAATTCGTCAAAAACTACATCGCCTACGGTGCTGGCCCTCGTGCTTCACAGTGCCTGGCTCGCGCCGTGAGAGGCCTCGCCCTGCTGCGCGGAAAATCATCCGCCACAGTCGATGAAGTCAGAGACGCAGCGCTACCAATCCTGCGCCACCGCGTCATCCCGAACTACAACGCTACCGGTGAAGGTATCACCGAAAACCAAATCATTCAGGAACTGGTCAAGTCCATCTAA
- a CDS encoding LamG-like jellyroll fold domain-containing protein, producing the protein MGRQFEALDQTNKVTVLVHRFAKGDSDKKDIWRETFHAHAVKLKRLQDPSLPAVIDYGVDDQGPFLVMDEPQGLRLSDVVNCGPMMAASVRQMAYQFLHAYVDAAKEGLYHSALNPMLILVGENAGEGNRFLLPDIGFAEIHNAIQGEEGRVLGDPVFLSPSQLSGEHQDEAGSLFSLGQLCYYCLAGGHPFGGMALPAILQGYEDGQLPSIDQFRNDMPADFVQWLNRMTAVGGGQAFQTASEALAALPEVGGLQAIPMDLTGVVSVQPASSTSAQTVAPHNRPKLLTGSQIRPATAATSTQPVMSAQAPAAAVSPQLGVAGVGVAQPASGIGALLDTTKKKIIASSVGGGILLLIIIGLVAASGDDKPKKSDGSSDEEAVVEKATKAEEMDQETRELFRGLAYGWNFDQDLLPINRNSPAIEPYNNLDYSEGVDRKALVLGPENYYSIPKESGLFIENYSASTVNLWIKAPSQWERGPMIIGNKKYNLPGSRGWCIAAVPVNEEAMKFRLNTYDGKETRIADSQMLVSAGNWHMFTIVFENGAKTKFYQDGNFAGEVDIPNTRELYTGKDLFIGTDEVFRAIFNVPVQIDQLYLWHRGLSKKEVQKLFRDKSRYIP; encoded by the coding sequence ATGGGAAGACAATTCGAGGCGCTTGACCAGACTAACAAAGTAACAGTTTTGGTGCATCGCTTTGCGAAGGGAGATTCTGACAAGAAAGATATCTGGCGCGAGACCTTCCATGCCCATGCCGTGAAGCTCAAAAGACTCCAGGATCCAAGCCTGCCAGCGGTTATTGATTATGGGGTGGATGACCAGGGACCTTTCTTGGTCATGGATGAGCCACAGGGATTGCGTCTGAGTGATGTGGTTAACTGTGGACCCATGATGGCGGCCTCCGTAAGGCAGATGGCCTATCAGTTCTTGCACGCCTATGTAGATGCCGCGAAGGAAGGCCTCTATCACTCAGCATTGAACCCTATGCTGATTCTCGTGGGTGAGAATGCAGGGGAGGGTAATCGATTTTTATTGCCGGATATCGGATTTGCCGAGATTCACAATGCCATTCAGGGGGAAGAAGGACGAGTGCTGGGTGATCCCGTTTTCTTGTCTCCGAGCCAATTGAGTGGTGAGCATCAGGACGAGGCAGGCAGCCTGTTTTCCCTCGGTCAGCTTTGCTATTATTGCCTGGCAGGAGGTCACCCATTCGGAGGCATGGCCTTGCCAGCGATTCTTCAGGGGTACGAGGATGGCCAGCTGCCATCGATTGACCAGTTCCGTAATGATATGCCTGCAGACTTTGTCCAATGGCTGAACCGCATGACGGCAGTGGGTGGTGGTCAAGCTTTCCAAACAGCCTCCGAGGCACTTGCCGCTCTTCCAGAGGTAGGGGGCTTGCAAGCGATTCCTATGGATCTCACGGGGGTCGTTAGTGTGCAGCCAGCATCTAGCACAAGTGCCCAGACCGTGGCGCCACATAATCGCCCGAAACTGCTAACGGGTTCTCAGATCCGTCCAGCTACAGCAGCTACGTCTACACAACCCGTGATGTCTGCGCAGGCTCCGGCCGCAGCGGTCAGCCCTCAGTTGGGCGTAGCAGGAGTGGGGGTGGCTCAGCCTGCATCAGGTATTGGGGCACTCCTGGATACTACCAAGAAGAAGATCATCGCCTCATCCGTGGGCGGAGGTATTCTCTTGCTCATCATCATTGGGCTCGTGGCTGCCAGTGGGGATGATAAGCCGAAAAAATCTGACGGATCATCGGATGAGGAGGCTGTGGTGGAAAAGGCCACCAAGGCGGAGGAGATGGACCAAGAAACTCGTGAGCTATTCCGAGGCTTGGCCTACGGCTGGAACTTTGACCAGGATCTTTTACCTATCAACCGCAACAGTCCGGCGATTGAGCCCTACAATAATCTCGACTATAGTGAGGGGGTAGACAGGAAGGCGCTCGTTCTGGGGCCGGAAAATTACTATAGCATTCCCAAAGAGAGTGGCTTGTTCATCGAGAACTACAGCGCGAGTACGGTTAATTTATGGATCAAGGCACCAAGCCAGTGGGAGCGTGGACCGATGATCATTGGTAACAAGAAGTACAATCTTCCAGGTTCACGTGGATGGTGTATTGCCGCAGTGCCAGTGAACGAGGAGGCCATGAAGTTCCGTTTGAATACCTATGACGGCAAGGAGACGAGAATTGCAGATTCTCAGATGCTTGTGTCTGCAGGTAATTGGCATATGTTCACGATAGTCTTTGAAAATGGAGCAAAAACGAAGTTCTATCAGGACGGGAATTTTGCAGGAGAAGTAGATATTCCAAATACAAGAGAGTTGTACACAGGTAAGGATCTGTTCATCGGTACCGATGAGGTGTTCCGTGCGATATTTAATGTGCCGGTTCAGATCGACCAACTCTACCTCTGGCACCGCGGCTTAAGCAAGAAAGAGGTTCAGAAGCTCTTCAGGGACAAGTCCCGCTACATTCCTTAA
- a CDS encoding PEP-CTERM sorting domain-containing protein, whose protein sequence is MNLKTLGAITAPFLMLSSAAEAATLAQYLYDANSSSESASSVLSGVTAGNLNDSTFDINDYRNTNFGSASLPSGFYWKVANHNVDASTDITDTGTPTTSYLGFTLSASNVGESLTFDTFSFEWGSAKDGSSARTSGDQNYRLFYSIDGGTNFTHLGTGSLDYSITNVPGDGTYIAPTVNVDISSIGAQSGDVEFRLYSWSVDGAANTATLMRNFEFTGAAVPEPTSSALIGLAGITFLLRRRR, encoded by the coding sequence ATGAACCTAAAAACCTTAGGGGCAATCACCGCCCCCTTCCTCATGCTCAGCAGTGCCGCAGAGGCAGCGACGCTGGCTCAGTATCTCTATGATGCCAACTCAAGCAGTGAATCAGCATCATCCGTGCTGTCCGGAGTGACTGCTGGCAACCTCAACGACTCAACATTCGATATCAATGATTACCGCAACACCAATTTCGGAAGCGCTAGCTTGCCATCCGGATTTTACTGGAAAGTGGCGAACCATAATGTCGATGCCAGCACGGACATCACTGACACAGGCACCCCCACAACCTCCTATCTGGGTTTCACGCTCTCAGCCTCGAATGTCGGAGAATCGCTGACCTTTGATACGTTCTCCTTTGAATGGGGGTCTGCCAAGGATGGGTCTAGTGCCAGGACAAGCGGTGATCAAAACTACCGCCTCTTCTACTCCATTGATGGAGGAACCAACTTTACCCACCTAGGGACTGGTTCGCTTGACTACTCGATCACCAATGTTCCCGGAGACGGCACCTACATTGCTCCGACTGTCAACGTGGATATCAGCTCTATCGGAGCTCAGTCAGGGGATGTCGAGTTCCGACTGTATTCATGGTCTGTAGATGGAGCGGCAAACACGGCCACCCTCATGCGCAACTTTGAATTCACTGGAGCTGCGGTTCCAGAACCTACATCAAGTGCGCTCATCGGCCTCGCAGGCATCACTTTCCTGCTCCGCCGCCGCAGATAA
- a CDS encoding DUF58 domain-containing protein, with translation MASQQHKYLKPEDIKKLRNYEFGAKALVEGYLSGRHRSRQRGSSTEFHEYRQYTPGDDPAMVDWRVYARSDRFYLKTFEQETNLECHIFVDSSASMGFRDAAELTKLEYASFFAACLSWLVIYKNDRVGLQLFDRDIRHHLPPGSTRKHLHSILDLLENNKPGSQTSLAESLKRAVPLIKRKGTIVILSDFFDSPEDIFKALNPYLHRGFRVHLFHVLDPSEIKLPDRGLSRFVDMETDENLIVHTTNLRQAWDQELQQHTRALRRLAASRLVDYTLIPTTESYHTLFDRLAH, from the coding sequence ATGGCGTCTCAGCAACACAAGTACCTCAAGCCTGAGGACATCAAAAAGCTCCGCAACTATGAATTCGGAGCCAAAGCCCTTGTGGAGGGATACTTGTCTGGCCGCCACCGTTCTCGCCAGCGTGGCTCTTCTACCGAATTCCACGAGTACCGCCAGTACACACCCGGGGATGACCCTGCAATGGTCGACTGGCGCGTCTATGCGCGCTCAGACCGTTTCTACCTCAAGACCTTCGAGCAGGAAACCAATCTCGAATGCCACATCTTCGTGGACTCCTCAGCATCCATGGGCTTCCGGGATGCCGCGGAACTCACCAAGCTGGAGTACGCCTCCTTCTTTGCCGCCTGCCTCTCCTGGCTGGTCATCTACAAGAACGACCGCGTAGGACTACAGCTCTTTGATCGAGACATCCGTCACCACCTACCACCGGGTTCCACCAGGAAGCACCTCCACTCTATTCTAGATTTGTTAGAAAATAACAAACCTGGATCTCAGACATCTCTAGCAGAATCCCTCAAACGCGCGGTTCCTCTGATCAAACGCAAGGGCACCATCGTGATCTTATCGGATTTCTTTGACTCTCCTGAAGACATCTTCAAGGCTCTCAACCCCTACCTACACCGCGGCTTCCGCGTCCACCTTTTCCACGTGCTTGATCCATCCGAGATCAAACTTCCGGACCGTGGTCTCTCCAGATTCGTGGACATGGAGACGGATGAAAACCTTATCGTTCACACCACCAATCTCCGCCAAGCATGGGACCAAGAGCTCCAGCAGCACACCCGTGCCCTGCGCCGCCTCGCAGCTTCTAGACTTGTGGACTACACCCTCATCCCAACCACCGAGTCCTACCACACGCTCTTCGACCGACTCGCCCACTAA